Proteins from one Loktanella sp. M215 genomic window:
- the panB gene encoding 3-methyl-2-oxobutanoate hydroxymethyltransferase, whose protein sequence is MSTQTETIRRTTVPQIRNRKGGDPIVSLTSYHAHTAAIVDKYADFILVGDSLGMVMHGMESTVGVPMDLMIMHGKAVVRGTKRALIVVDMPFGSYEESPNVAFRNAATVMKETGCGAVKLEGGARMAETIHFLVERGIPVMAHTGLTPQSSHVMGGFKTQGRDESTWDAHREDARAVSEAGAFAVVLEGMVEPLAAKITQEVAIPTIGIGASVHCDGQILVLEDMLGLNPWTPKFVKVYGQLGPMIEDSVKRYAEDVKSRAFPTDDEVYR, encoded by the coding sequence ATGAGCACCCAGACCGAAACCATTCGCCGCACGACCGTGCCGCAGATCCGCAACCGCAAGGGCGGCGATCCCATCGTGTCGCTGACATCCTACCACGCGCATACCGCCGCGATCGTGGATAAATACGCTGACTTCATCCTTGTGGGTGACAGCCTTGGCATGGTGATGCACGGCATGGAAAGCACGGTCGGCGTGCCGATGGACCTGATGATCATGCACGGCAAGGCCGTCGTGCGCGGCACGAAGCGCGCGCTGATCGTGGTCGACATGCCCTTCGGCAGCTACGAGGAAAGCCCGAACGTGGCCTTTCGCAATGCCGCCACGGTCATGAAGGAAACCGGCTGCGGCGCGGTCAAGCTGGAGGGTGGTGCCCGCATGGCCGAGACGATCCACTTTCTGGTGGAACGCGGGATTCCCGTCATGGCGCATACGGGGCTGACGCCGCAGTCGTCCCACGTCATGGGCGGGTTCAAGACGCAAGGCCGCGACGAATCGACATGGGACGCCCACCGCGAGGATGCCCGCGCAGTCAGCGAGGCCGGGGCCTTTGCCGTCGTGCTGGAGGGGATGGTCGAGCCGCTGGCGGCAAAGATCACCCAGGAGGTGGCGATTCCCACCATCGGGATCGGTGCGAGCGTGCACTGCGACGGGCAGATCCTGGTGCTGGAGGACATGCTGGGCCTGAATCCGTGGACGCCGAAGTTCGTCAAGGTTTACGGACAATTGGGTCCGATGATCGAGGATTCGGTCAAGCGTTACGCGGAAGATGTGAAATCCCGGGCCTTTCCGACGGACGACGAAGTCTATCGCTGA
- a CDS encoding 2-hydroxyacid dehydrogenase, which translates to MPGKKLSVVVTRRLPPAVETRMTELFDVTLSPDDVPMTREALASAMQDADVLVPTITDQIDARLLAQAGDRLKLIAHYGAGVDNIDVATARQRGILVSNTPGVLTDDTADMTMALMLSVLRRIPEGMRVAQSDDWSGWSPTAMLGGRIAGRRLGILGMGRIGQAVARRARAFGMQIHYHNRKRLRPEVEAPLEATYWDSLDQMVARMDVISVNCPHTPSTFHLMNARRLKLMKPQAVIVNTSRGEVIDENALTRMLRAQEIAGAGLDVFERGHEINPRLKALPNVILLPHMGSATVEGRVEMGEKVLINIKTFADGHRPPDLVVPGLM; encoded by the coding sequence ATGCCGGGGAAGAAGCTGAGTGTTGTCGTGACGCGACGGTTGCCGCCGGCGGTCGAGACGCGGATGACGGAGTTGTTCGACGTGACCCTGTCGCCCGACGATGTCCCGATGACGCGCGAGGCGCTGGCCTCTGCCATGCAGGACGCCGACGTGCTGGTGCCGACGATCACCGACCAGATCGACGCGCGGCTGCTGGCGCAGGCGGGCGACCGGCTGAAGCTGATCGCGCATTACGGTGCGGGCGTGGACAACATCGACGTCGCCACGGCGCGGCAGCGCGGCATCCTGGTGTCCAACACGCCCGGCGTGCTGACCGACGACACCGCCGACATGACCATGGCCCTGATGCTGAGCGTGCTGCGCCGCATCCCCGAAGGCATGCGCGTCGCCCAGTCCGACGACTGGTCCGGCTGGTCGCCCACCGCCATGCTGGGCGGACGCATCGCGGGGCGCAGGCTGGGCATCCTTGGCATGGGCCGGATCGGACAGGCCGTGGCCCGCCGCGCGCGCGCCTTCGGCATGCAGATCCACTATCACAACCGCAAGCGTCTGCGCCCAGAGGTCGAAGCGCCGCTGGAAGCGACCTACTGGGACAGCCTCGACCAGATGGTCGCGCGGATGGACGTGATTTCGGTCAACTGCCCGCATACGCCGTCGACCTTCCATCTGATGAACGCCCGCCGGCTGAAGCTGATGAAGCCGCAGGCCGTCATCGTGAACACCAGCCGCGGCGAGGTGATCGACGAAAACGCCCTGACCCGCATGCTGCGCGCACAAGAGATCGCGGGCGCCGGCCTTGACGTGTTCGAGCGCGGGCACGAGATCAATCCGCGTCTCAAGGCCCTGCCGAACGTGATCCTGCTGCCGCACATGGGGTCCGCCACGGTCGAAGGGCGGGTTGAGATGGGCGAGAAGGTGCTGATCAACATCAAGACCTTCGCCGACGGCCACAGGCCCCCGGATCTGGTCGTCCCCGGCCTGATGTAG
- a CDS encoding SH3 domain-containing protein — protein sequence MTFARTLCVVISLLCAGPLAAQEATPETMDDVAPTSASFTAPDVGPETNMPLPRYVSLKAKEANVRRGPSLTHRIDWVFKRRDMPLQVIAEYGHWRRVIDRDGQGGWVHYTMLSGVRTVIVDQDRMALRANPSDTAAERAELEQNVIARLGDCEGDWCELTAGGYSGWAHRSVLWGVDAAPAPN from the coding sequence ATGACTTTTGCGCGAACCCTTTGCGTCGTGATTTCACTGCTCTGTGCCGGACCCTTGGCGGCGCAAGAGGCGACCCCCGAAACCATGGACGATGTCGCCCCGACATCCGCCAGTTTCACGGCGCCGGACGTCGGGCCGGAAACGAACATGCCCCTGCCCCGCTACGTCAGCCTGAAGGCGAAAGAGGCGAACGTCCGCCGCGGCCCCAGCCTGACACACCGCATCGACTGGGTCTTCAAGCGGCGCGACATGCCGTTGCAGGTGATCGCGGAATACGGCCACTGGCGCCGGGTGATTGACCGCGACGGTCAGGGCGGCTGGGTGCATTACACGATGCTGTCCGGCGTGCGGACGGTCATCGTCGATCAGGACCGCATGGCCCTGCGGGCGAATCCCTCGGACACGGCGGCAGAGCGGGCCGAGCTGGAACAGAACGTCATCGCCCGCCTTGGCGATTGCGAAGGCGACTGGTGCGAGTTGACCGCCGGCGGCTACAGCGGCTGGGCGCACCGGTCGGTCCTGTGGGGCGTCGACGCGGCCCCTGCCCCCAACTGA
- the panC gene encoding pantoate--beta-alanine ligase yields MLICKTVAEVRAAVSDLRQAGSVGLVTTMGALHPGHMALIAAAQADHASVVATIFVNPTQFGNPADLDTYPRTEDADLALLRDAGVAAVFMPDAGVMYPPGDQTVVETVALAQSYHGAVRPGHFRGVATVVTKLFNIVGADAAYFGEKDYQQLAVIRRMVADLFIPIAIHGVPTVREDDGLAMSSRNVRLTPGDRAAARVLHRALRAAEDTIHRGGTVQEAVQTIHEIVADEPRATLTGLDIVNVADFTPATGDPTAPIGIMISAQFGDVLLIDQKEIDP; encoded by the coding sequence ATGCTGATCTGCAAGACCGTGGCCGAGGTGCGTGCCGCCGTCAGCGACCTGCGTCAGGCCGGCAGCGTCGGGCTGGTGACGACCATGGGCGCGCTGCACCCGGGCCACATGGCGCTGATCGCGGCCGCACAGGCCGATCATGCCTCTGTCGTGGCGACGATCTTTGTCAATCCGACGCAGTTCGGCAATCCGGCGGACCTTGACACCTATCCCCGGACCGAAGACGCGGATCTGGCCCTGCTGCGCGATGCCGGCGTGGCGGCGGTCTTCATGCCCGATGCCGGCGTCATGTATCCCCCCGGCGACCAGACCGTGGTCGAAACCGTGGCGCTGGCGCAGTCCTACCACGGCGCCGTGCGGCCGGGACATTTCCGCGGCGTGGCGACGGTGGTGACGAAGCTGTTCAACATCGTCGGCGCCGATGCCGCCTATTTCGGGGAAAAAGACTATCAGCAGTTGGCGGTGATCCGGCGCATGGTGGCAGACCTGTTCATCCCCATTGCCATCCACGGCGTGCCCACGGTGCGCGAGGACGACGGCCTTGCCATGTCGTCGCGCAATGTGCGGCTGACGCCCGGCGACCGCGCTGCCGCCCGTGTGCTGCACCGCGCCCTGCGTGCCGCCGAGGACACGATCCATCGCGGCGGCACCGTGCAGGAGGCCGTGCAGACGATCCACGAGATCGTCGCGGACGAGCCGCGCGCGACGCTGACCGGCCTCGATATCGTCAATGTCGCCGACTTTACCCCGGCGACCGGCGATCCCACCGCCCCCATCGGCATCATGATCTCTGCCCAGTTCGGGGATGTCTTGCTGATCGACCAGAAGGAAATCGACCCATGA